From the genome of Salvelinus fontinalis isolate EN_2023a chromosome 20, ASM2944872v1, whole genome shotgun sequence, one region includes:
- the rpl7l1 gene encoding 60S ribosomal protein L7-like 1 produces MAEQESEVKRVIKLVPENLLKKRKAYQAIKATEAKRALLEKRKVSKGKPLKFKRLEDFLKESHRKHRDETRIRRADHRPAPAMPPAKNRLAFAVRIREIKGVSPRVQKVIQMLRLRKIFSGAFVKVNKTSMAMLKMVEPYVAWGFPNLKSVRELILKRGQAKIAKRRVALTDNTLIEQHMGKYGIICLEDLIHEIYSVGKNFRVVSNFIWPFKLSVARHAARDKAGLLKDIGNPGPRGTDINSIIRQLN; encoded by the exons ATGGCAGAGCAGGAGTCTGA AGTGAAGAGGGTGATAAAGTTGGTTCCTGAGAACCTTCTGAAGAAGAGGAAAGCATACCAAGCCATCAAAGCCACTGAGGCCAAACGTGCACTTCTTGAGAAGAGAAAG GTATCGAAAGGGAAACCCTTGAAGTTCAAGCGCTTGGAGGACTTCCTGAAGGAAAGCCATAGAAAGCATCGCGATGAGACCCGTATCAGGAGAGCAGATCACAGACCAGCTCCAGCCATGCCCCCTGCAAAGAACAGACTGGCCTTCGCTGTCCGCATCAGAGA GATCAAAGGAGTCAGTCCCAGAGTTCAGAAGGTGATCCAGATGTTACGCCTGAGAAAGATCTTCAGCGGTGCCTTTGTCAAAGTTAACAAGACTTCTATGGCCATGTTGAAAATGGTTGAGCCCTATGTAGCATGGGG GTTTCCCAACTTAAAGTCAGTTCGTGAGCTGATCTTGAAAAGAGGACAGGCCAAGATTGCCAAGCGAAGGGTCGCTCTCACAGACAACACACTCATTGAGCAGCATATGG GCAAGTATGGTATCATCTGTCTGGAGGACTTGATCCATGAGATCTACTCTGTGGGGAAGAACTTCCGGGTGGTCAGCAACTTCATATGGCCGTTCAAGCTGTCTGTGGCTCGACACGCTGCCAGGGACAAAGCAGGTCTTCTGAAGGACATAGGCAACCCAGGACCCAGAGGGACGGACATAAACTCGATAATCAGGCAGCTCAACTGA